Proteins from a single region of Methanoculleus horonobensis:
- a CDS encoding bi-domain-containing oxidoreductase gives MKQVLLDLQSGSIQVENVPVPTVTRGVVVENAYSLISAGTESSLINLAQQSLVGKAKARPDDVKKVLQKVGTDGPLSAYQQAMSRLSKPEPLGYSSAGTVVTTASDEFEVGDRVACAGAGYAVHAEYVSVPKNLCVRIPDGVEFREAAFTTVGAIAMHGVRNANVTVGENVAVIGLGLIGLLTVQILKAAGCRVIGIDIDPEKLALAADLGADVASNYDGLFERVRAFSPFGADAVIITAATKSSAPIEAAGRLVRDKGRVVVVGNVGMDLPRDVFYEKEAEVVVSRSYGPGRYDRNYEERGIDYPIYVRWTEKRNMEAFLELVRQKKIDLDRLITHTFPLDDAPGAYDLINTGKERFIGVLLQYSPNGSGASGTVVSLAKPGARKRKVPAAARTLGCIGAGVHAQSALYPLLPNLPVNLGGLATATGLSAQTVAKKYGFSYCTTDYHKILDDPDIDAVMIATRNDLHAPMAIDALYAGKDVFVEKPLATDIESLRRIVEARNESGQRLMVGFNRRHSPLAVRMKGFFANRATPTVMHYRVNAGQIPPEHWVHDDEQGSGMLISECCHFIDFMQYITGARPVQVVARAIEPTGTIQKYDNFQATLTFDDGSLGTVTYTTLGDRSYPKETVEVFAGNAVGRITDFRDLELRREGKASREKRWLTQEKGFAEELQAFVKGEEPDFAGSVATTLATFAAWESIDTGAAQEIDLGRVGL, from the coding sequence ATGAAACAAGTATTGCTCGACCTGCAGTCAGGGTCCATCCAGGTGGAGAACGTCCCCGTTCCCACCGTAACGAGGGGGGTCGTCGTCGAGAACGCCTATTCCCTCATCAGCGCCGGCACCGAGTCGTCGCTCATCAATCTCGCACAGCAGTCGCTCGTCGGCAAGGCAAAGGCACGCCCCGACGACGTGAAGAAAGTCCTCCAGAAGGTCGGAACGGACGGCCCTCTCTCGGCCTACCAGCAGGCGATGAGCCGTCTCTCCAAACCCGAACCGCTCGGCTACAGTTCTGCGGGCACGGTGGTGACGACGGCATCCGACGAGTTCGAGGTCGGCGACCGCGTCGCCTGCGCCGGGGCCGGGTATGCGGTGCATGCCGAGTACGTCTCGGTGCCAAAGAACCTCTGCGTCAGGATCCCCGACGGCGTCGAATTCCGGGAGGCGGCGTTCACGACCGTGGGAGCGATCGCGATGCACGGCGTCAGAAACGCGAACGTCACCGTGGGCGAGAACGTCGCGGTGATCGGGCTCGGGCTGATCGGGCTTCTCACCGTCCAGATCCTCAAAGCCGCGGGGTGCCGGGTGATCGGGATCGACATCGACCCCGAAAAACTCGCGCTTGCGGCTGACCTCGGCGCGGACGTCGCTTCAAACTACGACGGCCTCTTCGAGAGGGTGCGGGCGTTCTCGCCGTTCGGGGCGGACGCGGTCATCATCACCGCGGCCACTAAATCAAGCGCACCCATCGAGGCCGCCGGCCGCCTGGTTCGGGATAAGGGGAGGGTCGTGGTCGTCGGGAACGTCGGCATGGATCTGCCCCGCGACGTCTTCTACGAGAAAGAGGCGGAGGTCGTCGTCTCCCGATCCTATGGCCCCGGCCGCTACGACAGGAACTACGAGGAGCGGGGGATCGACTACCCGATCTACGTCAGGTGGACGGAGAAGAGGAACATGGAGGCGTTCCTCGAACTGGTGCGGCAGAAGAAGATCGATCTCGACCGCCTGATCACGCACACCTTCCCGCTCGACGACGCGCCGGGGGCCTACGACCTCATCAACACCGGAAAGGAACGGTTCATCGGGGTTCTCCTGCAGTACAGCCCGAACGGTTCGGGCGCCTCCGGCACCGTCGTCAGCCTCGCAAAGCCCGGCGCACGGAAGCGCAAGGTTCCGGCCGCGGCCCGGACGCTCGGGTGCATCGGCGCAGGGGTTCACGCCCAGAGCGCCCTCTATCCCCTCCTGCCGAACCTCCCGGTGAACCTCGGGGGGCTTGCGACCGCGACGGGACTCTCGGCGCAGACGGTCGCAAAGAAGTACGGCTTTTCCTACTGCACCACCGACTACCATAAGATCCTCGACGATCCCGATATCGACGCGGTGATGATTGCGACGAGAAACGATCTCCACGCGCCGATGGCGATCGACGCGCTCTATGCCGGAAAAGACGTCTTCGTGGAGAAGCCGCTCGCGACCGATATCGAGAGTCTCCGCCGGATCGTCGAGGCCAGAAACGAGTCCGGGCAGCGGCTGATGGTCGGGTTCAACCGCCGCCACTCCCCGCTTGCGGTGAGGATGAAGGGGTTCTTCGCAAACCGGGCAACCCCCACCGTCATGCACTACCGGGTCAACGCCGGGCAGATCCCGCCCGAACACTGGGTGCACGACGACGAGCAGGGCAGCGGGATGCTGATCTCGGAGTGCTGCCACTTCATCGACTTCATGCAGTACATCACCGGTGCGCGGCCGGTTCAGGTCGTCGCCCGGGCGATCGAACCGACCGGAACCATCCAGAAGTACGACAATTTCCAGGCGACCCTGACATTCGACGACGGGTCGCTCGGCACCGTCACCTACACGACGCTCGGCGACCGGTCCTACCCCAAAGAGACCGTCGAGGTCTTCGCCGGCAACGCTGTCGGGAGGATCACCGACTTCCGCGACCTCGAACTCCGGCGGGAGGGGAAGGCATCGAGGGAGAAGCGGTGGCTCACCCAGGAGAAGGGGTTTGCCGAGGAACTCCAGGCGTTCGTGAAGGGCGAGGAGCCGGACTTCGCCGGAAGCGTCGCGACGACGCTCGCTACATTTGCTGCATGGGAGTCGATCGATACCGGGGCGGCGCAGGAGATCGATCTCGGGCGGGTGGGGTTGTAG